A window of the Sardina pilchardus chromosome 21, fSarPil1.1, whole genome shotgun sequence genome harbors these coding sequences:
- the arl14ep gene encoding ARL14 effector protein: MPIVCSAGGCTNRFIKGSEIRFYRFPISKPQLAEQWVRSLNRKTFIPTTNSCLCSEHFQPDCFRDYNGKPFLREDAIPTIFSSNKQIELRRNRGQPGELTRLGLTQDKPRLRIQEKRQSSKDARGRMLDKKERRRGKMADRQTATGKSKVYDSRGLLISCGRDLCDCLDGDCMGCFYPCPDCGSRKCGVECRCDRKWLYEQVEVEGGEIIRNKFAC, encoded by the exons ATGCCGATCGTTTGCTCTGCAGGAGGATGCACGAATCGTTTTATAAAAGGCTCGGAAATTCGTTTCTATCG gtTCCCGATCAGTAAGCCTCAGCTGGCCGAGCAGTGGGTGCGGAGTCTCAACCGCAAGACCTTTATCCCCACCACCAACTCCTGCCTCTGCTCCGAGCACTTCCAGCCGGACTGTTTCCGGGACTACAACGGCAAGCCTTTCCTGCGAGAGGATGCCATTCCAACCATCTTCAGCTCCAACAAGCAG ATCGAGCTGCGCCGTAACCGTGGGCAACCGGGCGAACTGACCCGGCTGGGCCTGACGCAGGACAAACCCCGACTCCGCATTCAGGAGAAGCGCCAGTCCAGCAAAGATGCaaga GGGAGAATGCTGgacaagaaggagaggaggagaggcaagaTGGCCGACAG GCAGACGGCGACGGGGAAGAGTAAAGTGTACGACAGCCGGGGGCTGCTGATCTCGTGCGGGCGCGACCTGTGCGACTGCCTGGACGGCGACTGCATGGGCTGCTTCTACCCGTGCCCCGACTGCGGCTCGCGCAAGTGCGGCGTCGAGTGCCGCTGCGACCGCAAGTGGCTCTACgagcaggtggaggtggagggcggAGAGATCATCCGCAACAAGTTCGCCTGCtag
- the LOC134069040 gene encoding heat shock factor-binding protein 1-like: MSEPDPKSVQDMTAVVQTLLQQMQDKFQTMSDQIIGRIDEMSTRIDDLEKNIADLMTQAGVEEGEGGETKPAEGSAQGSE; encoded by the exons ATGTCAGAACCGGACCCGAAATCTGTTCAAGATATGACCGCTGTG GTCCAGACCTTACTTCAGCAGATGCAGGACAAGTTCCAGACCATGTCAGACCAGATAATTGGCAGGA TCGATGAGATGAGCACTCGCATCGACGACCTGGAGAAGAACATCGCCGACCTCATGACCCAggcgggggtggaggagggcgaAGGGGGGGAAACCAAGCCCGCAGAAGGTTCCGCTCAGGGGTCGGAGTAA